The Methanospirillum lacunae region GTCAATATATCCGGAAAACCCTTTGGAAACCGGGAGTGCAATGATCTCAGGTACCTCATACGGATGAATAGTTCTGATTGCTACAATAAGGTCTTCAACACAATGATTCGCAGTTTTAATGATGAGAAGGTCTTCCTTTTCATCACAGAGATGGCCTTCCCATCGGTAGAGAGACCGGACGGGAGTTATGTTCACACATGCCACCAACCGGCGCTCCAGGAGCTCGCGGGCGATTCGTGTTGAATCATCAGAAGGAGCAGTACAGTAGATAACCGAGATATCAGAAAGGTTCTCGTCAGCCATTGATAGTTCTCGGCTTTCAGGATATATGAAGATCATTCCCTAGCAAGGGAGGAGACAAATATGTTTAAGTGCCTGAAGGTTGTTCTAATATAAGCATCTGTGCTGTTGTGGCCTAGCTGGTTAGGGCGCCAGACTCATAAGAGAAATCTGAGATATCTGGAGGTCGCGGGTTCGGATCCCGTCAACAGCATACTAATTTCAGGTTGGAATTTCTAAACACAATTCCTGCTTGAATTGAAGTTCTTTTTTTACATACCAATAAGATTGAAAACTACTAGAAATGAAGAGGCTATCAAAATATCTCCATTACACGTTTAGATCTCTGGTCTGAATTGCAATACAGACCCCCTTCCTATTACCAAACCATATGGGGCGTAGGGATGGGCGTAATGTATGCGGGGGACTCAGATCATTATCAGAACTTCAACCATAATTTGTCCCATTCTTTTAATCATATAAAAGCCCGAAAGATAAATTATCTGTTCACGAATTGTGTCTTCTGAAAGGGGGGTTAATTATCCTCAGAAAATCACGCTGATGAGAAACTATTTCACGTGACACATCATTGTGGTTCTGCAGACGGATCAGTAAATTCTTACAATAGTTTTGAAAATATCATTTTTGTTGATTAGATTCACTTCTATTTTTATGTAATTCTCTGTAGCAGTAAAATCAATTTTTTATCTGCGTCCAACCTTTTGCAAAACCCAGGAACTGAATTTAATGGATGGAAGTAAGTTATACGTAGGCAATCTCTCCTACTCAACCAAAGAGAATGAGTTATCAGATCTGTTTTCAACATACGGTCAGGTCGTAAGTGCAAAAATTATCGAGAACAAAGGATTTGGATTTGTCGAGATGGGATCATCAGATGAAGCACAGGCAGCTCTCGATGCACTAAATAACGCTGATTTTGGCGGCAGAACTTTAAAAATTGATGAAGCACGCCCGATGCAGCCAAGGACAAATTTTGGCGATAACAGAAGCGGAAGTTCTTCCGGCGGCTATAATAAAAGACGTTACTAATTGTAAAGTAACACAAAAATCCTTTTTCTCACCGATATTCTTTAAAAAGTTTATATCGATGGTTCTATTTTTTTTATTGAATTAACTGGTTTATTCCAGAACCAATAAAAAACAGAAATTTAGACATACTTATTTCTTCGTAACCAGTCCCGTTGAGGAGGAGTGTATCGATAAATAATGTCACATTTCTCGTCCTGGAATGCCCACGGGGTTATTAGTATAATGTCCCCTTCACGAATCCAGACACGGCGTTTCATTTTTCCTTTGATTCTACCAAGGCGGCTCACTCCATCTGAACTACGGACTCGTATATGAAAAGACCCAAGCATTAATTCTGCAATTGCGAATTGTTCACCCTTCCTACTATTAGGAAGTCGGACTCTTATTGTGTCCACTTCAGGCTGTCCAGGTACCGCTGGTGCCGGATTGGTATTTGTATCGCCATCTATCTGTGTTATCTTATCATCTCCGGTAAAAAGTGCAAAGAAACTACGAAAAACCTGTCAAAATGAAAAATTCAAGATTTGAGCAATCAGTTCGCACTAGTAACTATGACGAAATTTCTCTTTTGAAAAAACGTAGTTAGTTGTATAAATAAATGGTGTCTCAACGTATGTATGTATCGGTGTCAGAAAAAGGAGAGATTGCAAATTTTTTTGAGAAAATCGGTTATCAGAGATAACCGGTCTGACAGTTTGCTGAAGAAAGAGAATTAAAGAGGATGCATATGGGTAAAGATAAATCAGGTAGAATCTATACCGGGCATCATCTTACCTACACTCTTTATTATTAGAGAAAACCGATTTAAAAAAGAGTAAATTCTTTGGATTTTATTTAACGGTTAAAATGCAGCTACATTCTCATTTATACCACTGTTGGAGGGGCGACTCTGTTTTTTAAACACCATTACTGTGATATCACAAATATAAATCGGTTCAATCCTTTCTTTTCAGGATTAATCCCTCTTCCTGATCCCATTCCATAGTACGATCACAGGATCCTTTCTCTTCCACGTGTGTCATCCGTTTTCCTTATCAGGGTATGATCTGATAGAATCCCTCAATCTTCAAATTGCTTTTGCACCAATGATGGTTTGTCTGGCAAGGATGGGGAGCTGTTGATCCTCTATTTCCCGGATAAAATTCTCCATATCTTCATATTTATCCAGTGAATTAGTCCAAACAAGAAACAGAACATATCTCTCAGCTTTACCAAGATCTAATTAAGAAAAAGGAGACTCAGGTTGACACTGTTAAATTAACTGTATATGTCCCTGAATTATTGTATTGGTGAGATGGATTCTGCTTTGTTGAACTGACACCATCACCAAAATTCCAGTTCCAGGATGAAGGACTTCCAGTTGATGCATCATAGAACTGGATGGTGAGAGGGTTTACATTCAAACCAGGGACACCATAGAATTTTGCGACCGGGAGAGATTTGATATGAATAACGCCTACACCATAATGTTTCATTCTGGCATAATACCCACCCCAGGTCATGTAATGGTCTGAATAATCCCATGTGTCATGTAAGATGACTTGATCAGTACCAGAATATCCTATTCCAAGCATTGTATGTCCACTCACCTGAATAAGAACTGGATAACCTGCATCAATTTCTGCTTTATATTGAGCATAGGTAAACCCATATCTATAACCCATGGAGTCGATATACTGGTTATAATTTGTTAGGACACTGTAACCGCGTGATTCGGCAAACAGTCTCATACCATGCATCCCATCGCGGCTAAAGTAGTCGTAATCTTTAAAATCATATGTGGGTGAACCATCTGCATACCACCAGAAAGTGGTACTTCCATCACCATTTCCATATTTTTGGTTCATATTTGTACCCATATAATCGGCGATACAATCCTGAGGTGTATGCTCTGCCCAGGAACCGTAATATGGATCTACACCGGAGCCATATGCATAGTAATAATCATCCTTGTGCCCTTTTGTTGCCCTCCCATCAAGCCCATATTGAGATGCTGACAACGGGCACTGACCATACCCTTCAGATGAGGAACCCCAGACGGTGTTGGTTAATGGGAACACTCCGCCATTGGTCGGACCTGTGTAAATATTAGAAAACCCTGCTCTGTCATAGTACCCAAACAACATAGTAGCAGAGGTTGCAGAACATCCATATGACCACCTTAATGCAGGGACTTGACTTGAGGGCAGAGTTTTTACAGAAATATCACTTTTATCTATGATGTTTGATGCCCCGTTCCACCCATCAGGAGGCAGGCCGGGTCCAACAATTCGTTCATCAATTAGACTGCCATTGAGAATTTGACGTGACTTCAGTGTTGTATCCGATGTAGTTAACAAGCCAGAACTGATAGTCGTATTTACTGAAGCGGACATATTTACTGTTGAATTATTTACAGACTGGGTTGTCAGACCCAGAATAGAATGAGAACCAATCTCTTTAAAAATAGATGTCTCATACCTTTGTCCCATTAAAGAGACATCCAGGACATTTGGAAAATCCAAAGATAGGAGACCATTACCAGAGACAGGAAACGTGAGGGCACAAGCAGGGACGGTGAAACCCATAGTGCAACACATCACCAATAACAATGACGAATAACGCAGGTTCATAGTTCTTCTCTTTCAATGATTGATAACCGAAACCATAGCCCTTAATAAATTTGGGAAGGACAAATACGATGTATAAAAGTCAGCGTCATATCTGCATATAATAACTTTCAAATGATATGCGGATACTCCCCCCATAATTAGAATGAATCGGTATATTTTTTAAAAATCGTCTGCATGGAAACCAAGCAGGACCAAGACTGGTCCCGCCGCCAGTGATTCTGATATTTCGATCGAAGGGCTCCCCGTCGATCTTAATCCAGTCGTACATGGTAAAATCACATGCACTTGAGACGATGATGAATCAGATTCCTGAAAAACTATTTACTTGGAGGACGGATGAGGAAAAGCACTTTTCATCAATAATATACAAGATGCTCCAGGGATCATCAAGTAAATGTATCGGTTTAAAGGACTTGTAATAAAATTCCTAACAGTATCAGCCTGTAACAGAACCCTTGCCGGGGATGAGAGTGGTTATCATTCACACACCGAAGAACAAAGGCCTTCTTTTGGAATGGGCCTTCGAGGCCAGTAAATATGAAGTGAATGTTGGCATGAAAGAGATGACCCCCCATCAAGTGATGATACCCCTATCCTGGTGAAAAAAAGGAGCAGAATACTGATCTGAATATTCCGGCACTTCGGAAAGTTTCGGACAAATTACAGAAATTTCCGCAACCAATTCAGGCACCAATTGCAGTCAGATCTAGAATTAATAAATAATAATATAATTTTATGTACTTATTACGGAAATTGTGAGAAAACAGAGAGCAGGATAATTGATTCATGAGAGTGCTTGTGTCTCTTCATCTGAAATTTGCAATTCCGCAAATGGAGATCATGATCATCCATCTGGAGAAAATTTACACTCATATTGTAAAAATAGTCGCCATATGCATTGCAACGATGTCCGCAAATCGTTTGCAGAAACTCATAATGAGTTCAGATAAATCGAAATCTCCGCCAATCCTGGTGAGGAGTCATCTAGGTCCTGGAAGGGGAGGTGCTCTGATTTTTGCGAGATTGACCAGGGATTTGGCAAAGAGTCATGAAATTCTGTGGTCTGAATGGGTTCATTACATGGAACGGATGCCAATAGAGAGACTGTCTATTCATCCTCGAATAAACTGGAAAATCCCGGTCATATTATGCCAAGAGAAAGATTGACATTGTCGCATCGTTCAGGTCTTTTCTCGGTGTGATTTATCCTACATCCCAGGACAGGTTTGCAAATCATTCAGGTCACGGATTCTTTGGAAAGGGTTTGGATATCACCGATGTTAAGGATTACTCTGCCTCATCACTTCTGATTCTTGTTCGATAACCCCGTGCCCTGGAAGATTGGCAGTCACAAGTAAGATCATTTTGCGAATAGAGGACAGATCACCCGGTTCTGGATAATATCAAACTCTCTGATGCGATGAAGGAGGTCTTAAAAATAGTTACACCTTCTTTTAAAAAGCCGTTCAAGTACCAACAGTTGACATGGACCGGGGAGGGAAGACGTCCATCATTCCTGAACGGTGTGTCTGGTGGGTTGCAAAGGTCCTGAGATCCAGCGAAATCCAGATATGCTGCTTGTTCTGGTGAAGGCTCATGCTGTGTTGATGCAGAACCAGCGGGAGAGGAGCGAGTCAGAAAACATGGTCATCATCAACGCAACGGTTGAGGACTTCAGGAGTGCCTGCCGGCTGTATACAGCCCTGAACGGGACCGATGGAGGTCAGCAGTCCAAGCTGACCAGAAGAGAGTCTGAACTGGTTGAGGCGATCAGAACCCGGGGACAGGGCGAGATCACGATCTCGGAGATGCAACATATTACCGGGTGGTCATACTCGGTGATTCATAAGATGCTACATGGTTCAGTCAGTCGCGGGCACCAGTATTCAGGGCTTCTTGAGAAGTGTCCTGCCATCTCGGTCTGTGACCGGACACTGGTTACCGACGAGGGAGGACTCAATGCAGCTCACCGGAGGTCAAAGGCGTATGCCTGGGATCCCTACGTGTATGACTGCTGGATCCCTGATGATGGCTGCTGGCTTGACGGGTACGGGCCAGGTGATATGAATTGGAAGGATCCATCTGGCGGAGATGCGAACGGTGACGGAAGGATAACGAAAGATTCCACCATTGTATCCGGGGATGGTAGCGGGTTGGAAGAGGATAATCTTAGTAATAATAAGATTATTAGTACTCATAACGGAGAATCTGTAAGTATGAAGGAGGGGATCGGAGAGCGATCCTCTGTATGTACACATATACGTGAACTGTCAGGTTCCGCCAGTGTTGATCAAAGTACCCAATCTGATGATGCTGATTGCCCGGTTTTAAAATCAGGGGATGATTCTTGCAGCCACGAGATCCGTAATCTTCCCGCAGCTGCCTCTGTTCGTTCGCCAGGTTCTGAGAATTCCGAAGGATCAGGATCTCTTCCTTTGAGCGGGATCAGGTCAGAGGAGTTTACCAGTATAACCGGGGGATTTGGCACCGGTCCCTGTGACTGTTGCGGGTCTAAATGGGTGAACTATCAGGAGAGAATGACCTCTGCACGTCTGAAAGAGGCTCCACGGATGAACAGGAAGATCTGCAACAAGTGCTACGAGAGGGTACTCAAGGCCGAGTCGTTACAGGTCCGGGTTCTTCCCGGTGTTCTGAATCCGGAATTGATGACCCGGGTCAGCAAGGATCTCGGGAAGTGTGAGGTCTGCGGGAGGCAGAAGGCAACCTGGCAGGATCCGGAAACGAAGACTGTGATATGTGAGATCTGCTACCAGAATCTTCCCGGGATAAGGGAGGCTGCCGATGAGAAAAACGCTGACTCAGTGGTGTGAGAGGGTCTTGTCTGGGTCTGCTTTGTGAGTGGAAATCTGAACCCTGATTCAGTACATGATGCAGTCCGGGTGATTGTTGACTGTCAGGGGGAGATTATCGGCGGGGTAGAACCTCATCCGGTGTTTCCATCCGATGAGGGTGACCTTCCTGAGTCGGCCTAGGGAGTTAAGGTGACGATTCCGGTAGAGGGTCCGGTATATATGGTGGTAGCAGAGCAGGTAGGGAATATGCTGGAGAGGCGGTCCAGGAAAAAGGCGGCAGTGTTTATGCTTATGGAATAATTTTACAACATGATCAATCAATATTAAATCAAATTAGTCATATTATTGAATATTATATGCAAGAAGAAACAGAGAACCAGCCTTTATTTATCGAGATAGATAAAGAAGGATTTATTAATTCAATTGATCAACATTTTGAAAGTAAAATAATTGAACTTCCATCTTTTTATAATCCAATTCATCCTATTTTTTTAGGAAAATCACATCTGTTTTCGATATATCAAGATTCGTATCTATGTATTTTGTGTGGTTTGTACCATCCAGGTATCATGTTGATGGGACAATTATTTGAGATGATTCTAAAAGAAATCATCTTAATTTATGATGGTGTCAATGATGAAAGACCATTAGAATCGATGATTAAATATGCTAAAAATGAAGACAACAAAAAAAGACCCATTAATGGACCTCTGTTACCTCTACCAATATTAGATCTATTTACTAGGGTAAAGGATAATATTCGGAACCCGTATATGCATTTAAATTATGCCAAAATATTCGGTGATGAAAAAATCAGAGGTTTTAAATTTCCATCTGGTGCTACTTTCGATGAATTAATTGAAAATAGCCAAAAAGCGTTTGATAAATTAAATAAAGGAGAGATTAAACTAGTCGATATTGATCCTGTTGTAGATAAGATTATTGCTGACACTACAAAGCGAGATAATGATGCTAAATGGGCAATAGAATGGGCTTGGGAACTATTTCCCTTGTTTGAAATGCTAATTGATGAATATCTAACTGAAGACCAATATGAAAAATATGCCATAGAACATAAGGGTGATTATGATACTATTCCATCCATTGAATTAGATTAAGATTGGAAATAATGTTTTAATTTTTATTATTACTTCATTTATGTGTCTTTATTATAGTAATGGAAACAGTTTATGATATTTTTTCCAATACTCATTTAATGCAGTTTCGTAATGAGACATAATAATTATTGCATCACTGCTTAATGGTAGGTTTTCCGCATTCAATAGATCTAAGAATTCTGCTGATGGCTGATCCACTAGAAGATCTTTTATTTTTGATAATAGAAAGTTTATTTTAGTTATTTTTAATGGGTTTAACTCGTCTTTTTGTTTACCTTTGGATAATATCTTTAATTCATTAAAAATTCCATCAAACATACTTTTTAATAAATTATATTTTTCCCAATCAACCTCAGAGGGATAATTATTCGTAGAGGTTAGTTTCTTCATTTATAATCCTCTTAAATGAAATTTTTTGGGGGGGTATGTTTTTACTTTTTTATTATAATCATCGGTTATCCAAATCCAGTCATTAGAAAATTTTTTAATATTTTCACATCGATATCTTTCCATACTCTCTAAATATTGAGAGAGCATTATAGTAACATCACTATTTGATGGCAACTTATCTATCTCAAACACCTCAAAATCTGAAAATGGCTTATTGTTTTCCGATAATAATGTGTTTGCATTTTATAACACTTTATTAATAAAATTTAATTTAAATATATTTATCTCATCGTTTGGTTTTTTGCTTGAAAGCAGTGAAACCTCTTTATAAAAAACTTCCATTTGTTCTTGAGTAGTTATAAAAAGTTCTATTATTTCTATGTTCATATTATCACCTCATGAAGGACATAATCGAGTAAATTCTACATATTTTTTGTTAATTACTTCTATAGGAAATCGTTGTTTATTTTCATAAATATTACACATTTGAATAATGTCACTATCAGAAAGTATTAGTATACACTTTCTGTTTCCACCCCATAAATTTATTGTATTTCTTACTATTTTGGGTAAGGGAGGGTTTCGAGTAACAATAATCCCGAATTTGCCAAATTGTTCACATAAATATCGATTAACTTGATTTATATGCTCAGGTAATAATTCCTTAACATTTTTTAATTCAAAAACAATTTGACGACAATTATATTCATCATAAAAATATTGCAAAAAAGAAAGAGAACGGTTATTATAAAAGATTAAATCGCGTATTAATATCCCTGAATCGGTCCTACTTTGTTCTGATGCAAAATCTAAATGGGGATAAAATATTGATGGTAACAACTGACAAATATTGTTTTCGTACTTTTTATCAGCATTTCCATCCTTTCCAGTTGGGATTTTTAAAATTGTCGAAATCTTATTTTTAGCTGATAAAATTGGAATTGATGTAAATAAAGGATCATTTGCGCAATCCTTGGAACTTCTTTCTTTAATTTTTAAATATGTCTGTATTTGATCATAATTATTGCGGTTATAACTAAGTATTTTAATGCGATCGGGTAAGATTTCTCCGGGTTTAAGGATTTTTTTAGCAAAAAAATTGTCGCAATAATCTTCACTATTTATCCATGGAACAAATCGAAGCCATCTTTTTGGAACTAATAAGATGGGTTCTCTTGTAGATGGATTTTGTGGAAGGTAGGTCTCTTCATCAATGAAATTATGTGTTTTATAGTCATATACTTTAATTTTAGTTCTATCAATTGGAATATTGTACTTATCACACTGTTCTAATGTGAAATCAATTAAAAATGATTTAATAAAATTACAAGCGATGTCACTAACCCTATCTTTGGATATTGACTCAACATATAACTGTATTTCTTCAAAGTGGACGAATCCAGATTCTTTAATTTGAGGAATATCTTTGAATAGTGAAAGAATCTCTAACCCTTTCTTCTCACCGATACATGTTCCTTTTCTTTTTTTTGAATTTCCTAAACCAACCTCATTACATTCAGATGATTGTATTAAAATATCCAAAGCAACTGATTCTTTTCCAGTTGTTACTAATTTTCCCAAATTATTAAAACAATTAGTAATTGCAGTATGTAATGAATTATCCTGTTGAGATGGAGATTTCCAAAGAAGAAAAGGATCTAAGTATAATGGAATGTCCTCATCTAAATAAGGAATTGCAAAATCAACTTCATTTTGAGTAACGGGAATATTATAATAATCATTCAATCTTGGTCGAATTATTGCCATATTATCCATCTCTATGTTAATGCCTATGAATCCCATGAACACAATAATTGATCATTGTTGAAAAAATTATCTCCAAGCCGTCTATCTTTGAAATTTATCAGTATATGAGATTAAAATATTCATCAAATTGTTATGTGTGTATTAATCAGAATAATTGACCATACAAGAAGGATGTCAATGCTTACAGTTATTTTTCTAGTATACTACCAGATAATGTGCCGTATGTTGGTGTTCCTCCTAATAGTACTTTTTTAAGGTATTTTTCACCTTTTGGAGTTATTCTACATATATTATATGAAATAACATTCCCTCTTCCATCAAAAATTATATCACCCTCAATATAATTTTCTAATTTCAAATTTTTTACAGATTCTGATATTTGTATCGGATTATAATCTTCAAAAGGAGGAATATTTGTCATTGGATTGACATTTCCATCTTCAAAATAATCATTAATTAGACATAATACTGATAAGTCACAATACGAACCTCTCATATATAGGGTAATTTTTTTTCAAATAGAAAAAGTTGCGCAACAACTAAAAAAACCAAAGATACTATTTCCGGTATCTCTCGGAGATATAAAATGGACAGAATATTATTCATGCAAGTTCTTGTACAAGAGCACCGGAGCCAAGACTGTCGGACAGTTTTCAGATTGCACCGTCATCGCAGTTACCACAATTGGGATGACTCCAGGGTACGACAGTTCAGAGGACTTCATTCAGCTGTAGGCTAAAATTCCACGGAAGCAATAGCGAAATTTCAATATCATTCATGTACGATTCACTGATTATCATACTATGAACTCGATCCAATGATAACCGGCATCCAGATGAGAAGAAATATGAGGTTCAGCAAGAGCGAGTGAGGGGTAATACGGGGGAATATGGATGGAAAACCCGAATTTGAGTTGAATATTTTCAGAGAGAGGTAATGATCGCGGCACTTGTACTAAAATTCATCTACCTTGATGAGCAATATGTGCAATATGGCCAGTGCCCAACCATACAAACGCATACCCCTCACCCCTTCAACATGGGAACAACTCTCTCTCCTAAAAAAGCCTGGTGAAACATTTGACCACCTGATATCTGATCTCATCGAAGAACGACAACGGCAGGATATGATCAGACATGTCAGGCATGTAGCAGAACATGGGGACTTTGTCTCACTTGACGAAGCAGAAGAAGCCTGGAAAGAATGAGGGTAGAAGTAGAGAGGCGTGCGTGTGATTTTGTCAGGGAATTACCAATAAAGAGCCGTCGTATTATTCTCACCCATTTGAGAAGACTTGAGGACCCATTACATATTCCTGAGATCGAACGGCTTGGCACTGATGTGTACCGGATGCATATTGCAAGAACATATACGGTTTTTTTCCTCGTTCTACTGGAACAGGATCTGGTCAGAATTACAGACATATATCCCATTGGGATCGCTCACAAACGCTACAACAGACTAAGTTGAGAGACAAATCGAGGGGATATGTGCATATCGTGAAATCTTATTTTTACTTTTTTTTCACCAGGTCAGCCAACGGAGTAATTTCTTTTCGATAGCCTGCGGTTATCGCATACCTAATGAAATAATCGGATCTAGTGGATAATTGATGACTTTCAGCCCACTATCTGAATACTATCACCCATTAATTATACCAACTTGCAATTATTAACTAACACAATTATTTACTATTGCAACTAATAGATCTGGGTAGATGATCAGCCAGGAAGAAAATATCCAGGATGTTGCTGCGAATGAGATTATGAGCCTCTTTATTGACGTCCATACCATCATGATGCTCACAGCCCCGGATATAACCGGAATGCAGGAGGCAAAAATCCGCCTGCTCGGCCTTCTGGAAATGACAGGTTCACAATCGATGACCGAGTTATGTAACCAGATGTTTATATCAAAGCCTTACATGACCCGTCTCGTGGATAGCCTGGTATCTGAAGGATCAGTTGAGCGACATCCGGATGTGAAAGACAGAAGAGTCATAAACATCTCCATGACAGAAAAAGGGAAGGAATACCTCTGTAATATGCTCATGGAGTTAAGGAACCGCATGAAATCCTTCCTTTCCGAATTTTCTTCCACTGATCTCGAAACAATCTCCAAGGCCAGTACAGAATTACACAGAACAATCTCAAAAAACCCCAGAGTCAAAAATCAGGGAACATGGTCATTCTACAATGCACAGAATCTAAAGGAAAAATGACAGACCCCGGATCGATTCTCTCTGGCATACCAAAGATCCATCAAAGCGGTATCCACCCTTCATACACACCGGGTGGAAACAAGGTGACACCATTACCATGAAACTCACACAACTTACAAACGCATTCCTTATTGTGGGCATAGCCCTCCTGACCGTATCGATACTGACATCCCCGGTTCTTGCCGGAACGAAGTACATGTCCGGATCTCCGGATCTTTCTGTCACTATTGTTGGAAACAACGAGTTCGCACCCGGAACAACAGTACCTCTTCAGCTCCAGGTTCAAAATTCAGGATTGAACGAGATCAAATTTGTTCAGACTGATATTGTAGACACTGATGACAATCCAAGCACCGCAAAAATGGTGTCAGTCTCCCTCCTCCCTGGTGATAGTCCTGCCCTGATAAAGTCAGACCCACAGATGATCGGGGACGTTAAGGGATCATCGAGTGTCCCGGTAAATTTTGCTATATTAGTCCCTGATAATGCAAAGGCCGGGAAGTACTCGCTGCCGGTTGAACTGAACTACACCTACCTGCAGAATGCCGAACAGCAGGGAACAGACAGCATCACCTATCGGTATGTTCAGAAGAAAGTAACATTCGATCTGCCATTCGTCGTGCAGTCTGCAATCACCATGCAGGTATCTGATGTAAAAGCCGAGAACATCAACTCCGGTGGTTCGGGATATCTCACACTCACCCTGAAGAATGTTGGAACTGATACCGGGACAAATGCGGTTGCAAACCTGAGCAGAAGCGGGAACTCCCCGATTGTTCCGGTCTCAAACAGCGTATTCCTGGGAACATTAGCACCAAATACTACTGCAACGGCCAAATATAAGATCAGTGTCTCAAAAGATGCAGAGCCCCAGGACTACCCGGTCGAGGTATCTGTGATGTATGACAACGCTGATGGCGAGACCCAGGTCACACCGTCCCAGAAAGTGGGTGTTTCAGTAGGATCTGATGTCGATTTCACTATAACAAGCCAGAGCCCTGAACTCAATCCTGATAAGAAGAGTTACGTCGAAGTTACATACCGCAATGACGGATCGGTCCCGGTGTACGGGGCAGAAGTGAGGATCAGTGCAGTAGATCCGTTCACCAGTGCTGATGACCTTGCATACCTCGGAGACATGAAACCAGGGGAGAGCAAAGTTGCCAGATTCG contains the following coding sequences:
- the cutA gene encoding divalent-cation tolerance protein CutA, with product MADENLSDISVIYCTAPSDDSTRIARELLERRLVACVNITPVRSLYRWEGHLCDEKEDLLIIKTANHCVEDLIVAIRTIHPYEVPEIIALPVSKGFSGYIDWVMNETV
- a CDS encoding RNA recognition motif domain-containing protein, encoding MDGSKLYVGNLSYSTKENELSDLFSTYGQVVSAKIIENKGFGFVEMGSSDEAQAALDALNNADFGGRTLKIDEARPMQPRTNFGDNRSGSSSGGYNKRRY
- the eif1A gene encoding translation initiation factor eIF-1A, coding for MDTIRVRLPNSRKGEQFAIAELMLGSFHIRVRSSDGVSRLGRIKGKMKRRVWIREGDIILITPWAFQDEKCDIIYRYTPPQRDWLRRNKYV
- a CDS encoding PKD domain-containing protein — translated: MGFTVPACALTFPVSGNGLLSLDFPNVLDVSLMGQRYETSIFKEIGSHSILGLTTQSVNNSTVNMSASVNTTISSGLLTTSDTTLKSRQILNGSLIDERIVGPGLPPDGWNGASNIIDKSDISVKTLPSSQVPALRWSYGCSATSATMLFGYYDRAGFSNIYTGPTNGGVFPLTNTVWGSSSEGYGQCPLSASQYGLDGRATKGHKDDYYYAYGSGVDPYYGSWAEHTPQDCIADYMGTNMNQKYGNGDGSTTFWWYADGSPTYDFKDYDYFSRDGMHGMRLFAESRGYSVLTNYNQYIDSMGYRYGFTYAQYKAEIDAGYPVLIQVSGHTMLGIGYSGTDQVILHDTWDYSDHYMTWGGYYARMKHYGVGVIHIKSLPVAKFYGVPGLNVNPLTIQFYDASTGSPSSWNWNFGDGVSSTKQNPSHQYNNSGTYTVNLTVST
- a CDS encoding MarR family winged helix-turn-helix transcriptional regulator; amino-acid sequence: MISQEENIQDVAANEIMSLFIDVHTIMMLTAPDITGMQEAKIRLLGLLEMTGSQSMTELCNQMFISKPYMTRLVDSLVSEGSVERHPDVKDRRVINISMTEKGKEYLCNMLMELRNRMKSFLSEFSSTDLETISKASTELHRTISKNPRVKNQGTWSFYNAQNLKEK
- a CDS encoding COG1361 S-layer family protein, with the protein product MKLTQLTNAFLIVGIALLTVSILTSPVLAGTKYMSGSPDLSVTIVGNNEFAPGTTVPLQLQVQNSGLNEIKFVQTDIVDTDDNPSTAKMVSVSLLPGDSPALIKSDPQMIGDVKGSSSVPVNFAILVPDNAKAGKYSLPVELNYTYLQNAEQQGTDSITYRYVQKKVTFDLPFVVQSAITMQVSDVKAENINSGGSGYLTLTLKNVGTDTGTNAVANLSRSGNSPIVPVSNSVFLGTLAPNTTATAKYKISVSKDAEPQDYPVEVSVMYDNADGETQVTPSQKVGVSVGSDVDFTITSQSPELNPDKKSYVEVTYRNDGSVPVYGAEVRISAVDPFTSADDLAYLGDMKPGESKVARFGLTLDATADTKMYGLDSEIKYRDALDDSHVSDTIKVPIKVVPNAGLAALMSNPVVIGLIMIIILGGAYYLYEYRRKQQNR